In one Pseudochaenichthys georgianus unplaced genomic scaffold, fPseGeo1.2 scaffold_626_arrow_ctg1, whole genome shotgun sequence genomic region, the following are encoded:
- the LOC117443583 gene encoding sulfotransferase 2B1-like isoform X3, with amino-acid sequence MTEEELYTVYKGVYVISSMHTPESLKYFEEFAFRPDDIIIVTYPRSGTHWMKEIVPLIMSGGDPEPVDTIVNWKRVPWLELQQTASLELEQRPSPRLLTTHFQYNMMPPSFFEVKPKANLSTKVIYLTRNPKDVFTSSFHHDEAASFLVDPGPQTQFLHNFLDGKVLFGSWFDHVKSWLNAADEEHIMHISYEQMIMDLKDSVCSMAQFLQKPLDHEAIEKIADRCLFKNMKKNNMSNNSTVPRELLDQTK; translated from the exons ATGACGGAGGAAGAGTTATACACGGTGTACAAGGGGGTCTACGTGATCTCATCTATGCACACGCCAGAGAGTCTGAAATACTTTGAAGAGTTTGCTTTTCGCCCAGATGATATCATCATCGTGACGTATCCCAGGTCAG GTACACACTGGATGAAGGAGATTGTCCCTCTGATCATGAGTGGAGGAGATCCAGAACCTGTTGACACGATTGTTAACTGGAAACGTGTTCCCTGGCTTGAATTGCAGCAGACCGCCTCCCTCGAACTTGAACAGAGGCCCTCTCCACGACTGTTGACTACACACTTCCAGTACAACATGATGCCACCATCTTTCTTTGAAGTAAAGCCAAAGGCAAACCTATCAACTAAG GTCATCTATCTGACGAGGAACCCCAAAGATGTGTTCACATCGTCTTTTCATCATGATGAGGCGGCTTCCTTCCTGGTGGACCCAGGCCCACAGACCCAGTTCCTCCACAACTTCCTTGATGGAAAAG TTCTGTTTGGCTCGTGGTTTGATCATGTGAAGAGCTGGCTGAATGCTGCAGATGAAGAGCACATCATGCACATCTCCTATGAACAGATGATAATG GACCTGAAGGACTCTGTTTGCAGCATGGCTCAGTTCCTGCAGAAACCTCTGGACCATGAAGCGATAGAGAAGATAGCCGACCGATGTTTGTTCAAGAACATGAAGAAGAACAACATGTCAAACAACTCTACTGTTCCTCGTGAATTACTGGACCAGACAAAGT GA
- the LOC117443583 gene encoding sulfotransferase 2B1-like isoform X1, whose amino-acid sequence MTEEELYTVYKGVYVISSMHTPESLKYFEEFAFRPDDIIIVTYPRSGTHWMKEIVPLIMSGGDPEPVDTIVNWKRVPWLELQQTASLELEQRPSPRLLTTHFQYNMMPPSFFEVKPKANLSTKVIYLTRNPKDVFTSSFHHDEAASFLVDPGPQTQFLHNFLDGKVLFGSWFDHVKSWLNAADEEHIMHISYEQMIMDLKDSVCSMAQFLQKPLDHEAIEKIADRCLFKNMKKNNMSNNSTVPRELLDQTKCEFLRKGIAGDWKNLLTPAEAAYFDAVYNDNMKDVKYTFAWD is encoded by the exons ATGACGGAGGAAGAGTTATACACGGTGTACAAGGGGGTCTACGTGATCTCATCTATGCACACGCCAGAGAGTCTGAAATACTTTGAAGAGTTTGCTTTTCGCCCAGATGATATCATCATCGTGACGTATCCCAGGTCAG GTACACACTGGATGAAGGAGATTGTCCCTCTGATCATGAGTGGAGGAGATCCAGAACCTGTTGACACGATTGTTAACTGGAAACGTGTTCCCTGGCTTGAATTGCAGCAGACCGCCTCCCTCGAACTTGAACAGAGGCCCTCTCCACGACTGTTGACTACACACTTCCAGTACAACATGATGCCACCATCTTTCTTTGAAGTAAAGCCAAAGGCAAACCTATCAACTAAG GTCATCTATCTGACGAGGAACCCCAAAGATGTGTTCACATCGTCTTTTCATCATGATGAGGCGGCTTCCTTCCTGGTGGACCCAGGCCCACAGACCCAGTTCCTCCACAACTTCCTTGATGGAAAAG TTCTGTTTGGCTCGTGGTTTGATCATGTGAAGAGCTGGCTGAATGCTGCAGATGAAGAGCACATCATGCACATCTCCTATGAACAGATGATAATG GACCTGAAGGACTCTGTTTGCAGCATGGCTCAGTTCCTGCAGAAACCTCTGGACCATGAAGCGATAGAGAAGATAGCCGACCGATGTTTGTTCAAGAACATGAAGAAGAACAACATGTCAAACAACTCTACTGTTCCTCGTGAATTACTGGACCAGACAAAGTGTGAGTTTCTCAGGAAAG GAATTGCTGGAGACTGGAAAAACCTGCTGACCCCGGCAGAAGCAGCGTACTTTGACGCTGTTtacaacgacaacatgaaagatGTCAAATATACATTTGCATGGGATTAA
- the LOC117443583 gene encoding sulfotransferase 2B1-like isoform X2, with protein MTEEELYTVYKGVYVISSMHTPESLKYFEEFAFRPDDIIIVTYPRSGTHWMKEIVPLIMSGGDPEPVDTIVNWKRVPWLELQQTASLELEQRPSPRLLTTHFQYNMMPPSFFEVIYLTRNPKDVFTSSFHHDEAASFLVDPGPQTQFLHNFLDGKVLFGSWFDHVKSWLNAADEEHIMHISYEQMIMDLKDSVCSMAQFLQKPLDHEAIEKIADRCLFKNMKKNNMSNNSTVPRELLDQTKCEFLRKGIAGDWKNLLTPAEAAYFDAVYNDNMKDVKYTFAWD; from the exons ATGACGGAGGAAGAGTTATACACGGTGTACAAGGGGGTCTACGTGATCTCATCTATGCACACGCCAGAGAGTCTGAAATACTTTGAAGAGTTTGCTTTTCGCCCAGATGATATCATCATCGTGACGTATCCCAGGTCAG GTACACACTGGATGAAGGAGATTGTCCCTCTGATCATGAGTGGAGGAGATCCAGAACCTGTTGACACGATTGTTAACTGGAAACGTGTTCCCTGGCTTGAATTGCAGCAGACCGCCTCCCTCGAACTTGAACAGAGGCCCTCTCCACGACTGTTGACTACACACTTCCAGTACAACATGATGCCACCATCTTTCTTTGAA GTCATCTATCTGACGAGGAACCCCAAAGATGTGTTCACATCGTCTTTTCATCATGATGAGGCGGCTTCCTTCCTGGTGGACCCAGGCCCACAGACCCAGTTCCTCCACAACTTCCTTGATGGAAAAG TTCTGTTTGGCTCGTGGTTTGATCATGTGAAGAGCTGGCTGAATGCTGCAGATGAAGAGCACATCATGCACATCTCCTATGAACAGATGATAATG GACCTGAAGGACTCTGTTTGCAGCATGGCTCAGTTCCTGCAGAAACCTCTGGACCATGAAGCGATAGAGAAGATAGCCGACCGATGTTTGTTCAAGAACATGAAGAAGAACAACATGTCAAACAACTCTACTGTTCCTCGTGAATTACTGGACCAGACAAAGTGTGAGTTTCTCAGGAAAG GAATTGCTGGAGACTGGAAAAACCTGCTGACCCCGGCAGAAGCAGCGTACTTTGACGCTGTTtacaacgacaacatgaaagatGTCAAATATACATTTGCATGGGATTAA
- the LOC117443583 gene encoding sulfotransferase 2B1-like isoform X4: protein MKEIVPLIMSGGDPEPVDTIVNWKRVPWLELQQTASLELEQRPSPRLLTTHFQYNMMPPSFFEVKPKANLSTKVIYLTRNPKDVFTSSFHHDEAASFLVDPGPQTQFLHNFLDGKVLFGSWFDHVKSWLNAADEEHIMHISYEQMIMDLKDSVCSMAQFLQKPLDHEAIEKIADRCLFKNMKKNNMSNNSTVPRELLDQTKCEFLRKGIAGDWKNLLTPAEAAYFDAVYNDNMKDVKYTFAWD, encoded by the exons ATGAAGGAGATTGTCCCTCTGATCATGAGTGGAGGAGATCCAGAACCTGTTGACACGATTGTTAACTGGAAACGTGTTCCCTGGCTTGAATTGCAGCAGACCGCCTCCCTCGAACTTGAACAGAGGCCCTCTCCACGACTGTTGACTACACACTTCCAGTACAACATGATGCCACCATCTTTCTTTGAAGTAAAGCCAAAGGCAAACCTATCAACTAAG GTCATCTATCTGACGAGGAACCCCAAAGATGTGTTCACATCGTCTTTTCATCATGATGAGGCGGCTTCCTTCCTGGTGGACCCAGGCCCACAGACCCAGTTCCTCCACAACTTCCTTGATGGAAAAG TTCTGTTTGGCTCGTGGTTTGATCATGTGAAGAGCTGGCTGAATGCTGCAGATGAAGAGCACATCATGCACATCTCCTATGAACAGATGATAATG GACCTGAAGGACTCTGTTTGCAGCATGGCTCAGTTCCTGCAGAAACCTCTGGACCATGAAGCGATAGAGAAGATAGCCGACCGATGTTTGTTCAAGAACATGAAGAAGAACAACATGTCAAACAACTCTACTGTTCCTCGTGAATTACTGGACCAGACAAAGTGTGAGTTTCTCAGGAAAG GAATTGCTGGAGACTGGAAAAACCTGCTGACCCCGGCAGAAGCAGCGTACTTTGACGCTGTTtacaacgacaacatgaaagatGTCAAATATACATTTGCATGGGATTAA